A region of Candidatus Neomarinimicrobiota bacterium DNA encodes the following proteins:
- a CDS encoding class I tRNA ligase family protein, giving the protein MNTEISKVYNPKGVESRRYAQWMKSGYFHADPSSDKPPYTIVIPPPNVTAALHIGHAYNNTIQDVFIRYKKMLGFETLWLPGMDHAGIATQNVVERQLASEGLDRHKLGREKFVERVWEWKEEKGGRIIEQLKMLGCACDWERERFTMDEGLSNAVKEVFVNLYERDLIYRDKYIINWCPRCGTALSDEESEHKEINGHLYHIKYPIEGSSDHVVVATTRPETMLGDTAVAINPDDSRYDKLKGKSVILPLLNRTLRVIEDSFVEPEFGSGVVKVTPAHDPNDFEIGNRHRLERVNILNEDGTLNDNAGPYAGLDRFEARKKVIKDLESEGLMEKIEEHTHSVGHCYRCGTIVEPYLS; this is encoded by the coding sequence ATGAACACCGAAATCAGTAAGGTCTATAACCCAAAGGGTGTGGAAAGCCGCAGGTACGCCCAATGGATGAAGAGCGGGTATTTCCATGCGGATCCAAGCTCTGATAAACCGCCCTATACGATAGTTATACCACCGCCGAACGTAACAGCGGCACTCCATATAGGCCACGCATACAACAATACGATTCAAGACGTGTTCATTCGGTATAAGAAAATGCTCGGATTCGAGACTCTATGGTTGCCAGGAATGGACCATGCGGGGATAGCCACGCAGAATGTTGTGGAAAGGCAGCTCGCCTCCGAAGGTCTCGACAGACATAAGCTTGGCAGAGAAAAATTCGTTGAGAGAGTATGGGAGTGGAAAGAAGAAAAGGGGGGGAGGATAATAGAGCAGCTGAAAATGCTCGGATGCGCTTGCGACTGGGAAAGAGAACGATTTACGATGGACGAGGGTTTGTCTAATGCCGTAAAGGAGGTCTTCGTAAATCTATATGAACGGGATCTCATTTACAGGGACAAATATATAATAAACTGGTGCCCGAGATGCGGCACGGCGCTCTCCGATGAGGAGTCCGAACATAAGGAAATAAACGGACATCTCTATCATATCAAATACCCGATAGAAGGTTCATCCGATCATGTTGTAGTCGCTACAACAAGACCCGAAACTATGCTGGGTGACACTGCGGTAGCGATAAATCCCGATGACAGCAGATATGATAAATTAAAAGGTAAGAGCGTCATCTTGCCGCTTCTGAACCGAACTTTACGGGTTATCGAGGATTCTTTTGTAGAACCCGAATTCGGCAGCGGTGTCGTTAAGGTCACTCCCGCGCATGATCCTAACGATTTTGAGATAGGCAACAGGCATCGGCTTGAAAGAGTGAACATACTTAACGAAGACGGCACACTCAACGACAACGCCGGTCCCTATGCGGGATTGGACAGGTTTGAAGCCCGAAAAAAGGTAATAAAGGACCTGGAGTCCGAAGGTCTGATGGAGAAGATCGAGGAGCACACTCACAGCGTAGGTCATTGTTACCGCTGCGGTACCATAGTCGAACCGTACCTCTCT